From the Montipora capricornis isolate CH-2021 chromosome 2, ASM3666992v2, whole genome shotgun sequence genome, one window contains:
- the LOC138021489 gene encoding dolichol phosphate-mannose biosynthesis regulatory protein-like: MATGIDRAAGYGMMLLSAVIFVYYTIWIVFLPFVEKGHPIQRLFLPRMYAVIIPVVAGVILLGIIGMFVAAVILKSKKPMPKKES; encoded by the exons ATG GCAACAGGCATTGATCGCGCAGCTGGATATGGGATGATGCTGTTGAGTGCTGTCATATTTGTGTATTACACAATCTGGATTGTCTTTCTG CCATTTGTTGAAAAAGGGCATCCGATCCAGAGATTATTTTTGCCAAGAATGTATGCTGTTATAATCCCTGTAGTTGCTGGTGTTATACTGCTTGGAATAATAG GAATGTTTGTTGCTGCTGTGATTCTCAAGAGTAAGAAACCAATGCCAAAGAAGGAGAGCTGA
- the LOC138021451 gene encoding conserved oligomeric Golgi complex subunit 7-like translates to MDECVTILRKECSLDADFNMHTIPSEGISEDWTMFQNAFRLIQMCGDLLLKMENLDQSLLAAIFMSEDDPQSQTQQKIQEKPPSQVRPFHWFNYLQKERPAELSALNELKQKLQSAGESAVVLPGVADQLQALNERVHTLAFDIVFIQIRQQLSQTPKLQVWSAKSPESGAALSDELPTFSLSPLGYITHIGDYLLTLPQQLEPYITQENPGLEAAMKAGNLPFPDLQDQDEHHPGSYWLGSIARGTMQAYTESILRIHVLTPYSTQQLLADIDYFCNVLEALEVTPSQTLTHINALLQATPEKFHEVATDLSVEDRIMMAIAGIRSIR, encoded by the exons ATGGATGAGTGTGTTACAATTTTACGAAAAGAATGCTCCTTGGATGCGGATTTTAATATGCATACAATACCTTCAGAAGGAATCAGTGAGGACTGGACAATGTTCCAAAATGCTTTTCGTCTTATTCAGATGTGCG GTGATTTGCTTTTGAAGATGGAAAATTTGGATCAGAGTTTGCTTGCGGCGATATTTATGTCTGAAGACGATCCACAAAGTCAGACGCAACAGAAAATCCAAGAGAAGCCACCTTCTCAAGTGAGGCCTTTCCATTGGTTCAATTACTTGCAAAAGGAAAGGCCAGCTGAGCTCAGTGCTTTGAATGAATTAAAGCAAAAACTTCAGTCAG CTGGTGAATCCGCGGTAGTTCTGCCAGGTGTCGCTGATCAGCTCCAAGCTTTGAACGAAAGAGTTCATACTTTGGCATTTGACATCGTCTTCATCCAAATACGTCAACAGCTTTCCCAGACTCCAAAGCTACAG GTCTGGTCAGCAAAGTCTCCCGAGTCTGGAGCAGCTTTGAGTGATGAACTTCCCACGTTCAGTCTGTCACCGCTCGGATACATTACACAT ATTGGTGATTATTTACTGACGCTGCCCCAACAACTTGAACCTTATATAACTCAAGAGAATCCTGGCTTGGAGGCCGCAATGAAAGCTGGAAACTTACCCTTCCCAGACCTTCAAG ATCAAGATGAACACCACCCTGGTTCATATTGGCTTGGATCCATCGCCCGCGGTACTATGCAAGCATACACAGAGAGTATCCTGCGGATACACGTGCTGACCCCTTACTCCACTCAACAGCTATTGGCTGATATAG aTTATTTCTGCAATGTACTGGAAGCTCTTGAAGTGACCCCAAGTCAAACGTTGACTCACATTAACGCGTTGCTCCAAGCGACACCTGAGAA gTTCCACGAGGTTGCTACTGATCTCAGTGTAGAAGATCGTATCATGATGGCGATAGCTGGAATTAGAAGTATTCGCTGA
- the LOC138021480 gene encoding uncharacterized protein, translating into MKVFILTLLVLSSLCFVLGDEERKDEFIDLDTVDEGPVLKNDEQVEDYVEDAGQSDESEDELQDPEAFKDDEESADNNGSEVEPMVEPTLLPTVEPAGSGDGNDAMMSDDDLRSALEDKLRLK; encoded by the exons ATGAAGGTGTTTATTCTAACTCTCTTGGTTCTCAGCTCTCTGTGTTTCGTCCTCGGAGACGAGGAAAGAAAGGACGAGTTCATTGATCTAGACACGGTCGATGAAGGACCGGTGTTGAAGAACGACGAGCAAGTAGAGGACTACGTTGAAGATGCTGGCCAAAGT GACGAAAGCGAAGACGAGTTACAAGATCCAGAGGCATTTA AGGATGATGAGGAGTCCGCAGATAACAATGGATCTGAAGTG GAGCCCATGGTGGAACCAACGCTTCTACCAACCGTGGAACCTGCTGGGAGTGGCGATGGCAACGACGCAATGATG aGTGACGATGATTTGCGATCGGCTTTGGAAGACAAACTGCGGCTGAAGTAA